One stretch of Anabas testudineus chromosome 24, fAnaTes1.2, whole genome shotgun sequence DNA includes these proteins:
- the mtfr2 gene encoding mitochondrial fission regulator 2, with the protein MSLVEDFLYVVRIVLEYFGVPPDMLFPVWDSQLCGQHRSIVRMIGSNLPLTPTPRVHFQIPLLTYRPHSCVDITVDTRAIPSFADVLWVFEDEGDSFAKTRNHLPPTKQLTVNRDVVRYPGPRPTQAQRGVKAVRQAADPDALKKITALENELLKLRAQIAMIVTAAPALGPTEPLNAPSTPVMSSLHPPALTSTPRCAPPPPPPPPPPPPPCLSSSTEILSTVRLIHQHRMNKKDDDKGQLKSQNSGVKGIPSMLDVLKDLNQVKLRSVKRSPGGTPVRRRRSKGPSALLNDPAALIAEALKRKFAHHRHDVSSDKENSLERSPFGSPETPKVPQYSRRSQGRRHLLSH; encoded by the exons ATGTCTTTAGTGGAGGATTTTCTGTATGTGGTGCGCATTGTCCTGGAGTACTTTGGAGTGCCTCCAGACATG CTGTTTCCAGTGTGGGACAGTCAGCTGTGTGGTCAGCATCGCAGCATTGTGCGGATGATTGGATCCAACCTTCCACTGACACCAACACCACGTGTCCACTTTCAG ATCCCCCTTCTAACTTATAGGCCCCATTCCTGTGTCGACATCACCGTGGACACACGTGCCATCCCATCATTCGCTGACGTCCTGTGGGTGTTTGAGGATGAAGGCGACAGCTTTGCCAAGACCAG GAACCATTTACCTCCCACGAAACAACTTACTGTAAATCGAGATGTGGTGAGATACCCAGGACCCCGGCCCACTCAAGCTCAGAGAGGAGTCAAAGCTGTAAGACAGGCGGCCGATCCAGACGCTCTGAAGAAGATCACAGCGCTGGAGAACGAGTTGCTCAAACTAAGAGCTCAGATAGCCATGATTGTAACTGCTGCTCCAGCCTTAG GTCCGACCGAGCCCCTGAATGCTCCGAGCACGCCTGTGATGTCTTCTCTCCATCCACCAGCTCTCACCTCCACACCTCGCTGTGCTCCTCCTCCGCCACCACCgcctccccctccacctcctccctgcCTAAGCTCCTCAACTGAGATTCTATCTACAGTGAGGCTGATCCACCAGCACAGGATGAACAAGAAAGACGATGACAAGGGTCAGCTCAAATCCCAGAACTCGGGAGTTAAAGGAATTCCTTCCATGCTGGATGTTCTCAAGGACTTAAACCAAGTGAAACTGCGCTCAGTGAAGAG ATCACCAGGAGGCACACCAGTCAGAAGGAGACGCAGTAAGGGACCTTCAGCATTGCTTAACGACCCAGCGGCTCTTATTGCTGAAGCTCTGAAGAGAAAGTTTGCTCATCATCGCCACGATGTCTCGTCCGACAAAGAGAATTCACTAGAACGCTCACCATTCGGTAGTCCGGAAACACCAAAG GTTCCTCAATATAGCAGACGCAGTCAGGGGCGTCGTCACCTGTTGTCCCACTGA
- the armc1l gene encoding armadillo repeat containing 1, like: MMDALSVVCQLRDLASEPQNREVIVQDQGCLPGLVLFLDHKDPEVLLATLQTLRYLAELSPNIPNMKNELGMMVSLENLMAREGLSVDITALAQEVYEILSAPPKLSTCTAETERRKKSQFFINSSNRKAKSVTLHIQGLDNTALRGLCEEALLTVKGVISFTFQMASKRCTVRIRSDLPTESLASAIAATKVLSAQQVVKNDEGEEVLIPLNPSGVKVQQNSALPDYLPEEEESPDREVDRAISRTTAKEDASGSWLNAAASFLSKTFYW, from the exons ATGATGGATGCACTGTCGGTGGTATGTCAGCTGCGGGATCTGGCCTCTGAACCGCAGAACCGAGAGGTGATAGTCCAGGACCAGGGCTGTCTCCCTGGGCTGGTACTGTTCCTGGACCACAAGGATCCGGAGGTTCTGCTCGCAACTCTGCAG ACGCTGCGTTATTTGGCTGAGTTGTCCCCCAATATCCCCAACATGAAGAATGAACTGGGTATGATGGTGAGCCTGGAGAATCTAATGGCGAG GGAAGGACTATCTGTTGACATCACAGCCTTGGCCCAGGAGGTGTATGAAATCCTGAGCGCACCACCTAAGCTTTCAACCTGCACAgctgagacagagaggagaaaaaaatcccAGTTCTTTATCAATTCCTCCAACAGGAAGGCAAAGTCTGTCACACTGCATATCCAGGGGCTGGACAACACT GCCCTCCGAGGTTTGTGTGAGGAAGCTCTTCTGACGGTCAAGGGAGTAATCAGCTTCACGTTTCAGATGGCTTCTAAGAGGTGCACCGTTCGCATCCGTTCAGACCTGCCCACTGAG AGTCTTGCATCTGCCATCGCTGCCACTAAGGTGTTATCAGCCCAACAGGTTGTGAAGAATGATGAGGGAGAAGAG GTTTTGATCCCCCTGAACCCATCAGGAGTGAAGGTGCAGCAAAACTCAGCACTACCAGACTACCttccagaggaggaggagagcccAGACAGGGAGGTTGACCGAGCAATTTCCCGCACCACAGCTAAGGAAGATGCCAGTGGAAGCTGGCTCAATGCTGCTGCCAGTTTCCTTTCCAAAACCTTCTACTGGTGA